A genomic window from Streptomyces brevispora includes:
- the greA gene encoding transcription elongation factor GreA, with protein MTQTSENVTWLTQEAYNQLKAELEHLSGPARTEIAVKIAAAREEGDLRENGGYHAAKEEQGKMELRVRQLTQLLEHAKVGEPPADDGVVEPGMVVTIAFDGDDDDTTTFLLASREYASANIETYSPQSPLGVGVNGKKMGETAEYELPNGKTATVKILSAKPYTG; from the coding sequence GTGACCCAGACCAGCGAAAACGTCACCTGGCTCACGCAGGAGGCGTACAACCAGCTCAAGGCCGAGCTGGAGCACCTGTCTGGTCCCGCGCGCACGGAGATCGCCGTAAAGATCGCGGCGGCCCGTGAGGAGGGGGACCTGCGCGAGAACGGCGGGTACCACGCGGCCAAGGAGGAGCAGGGCAAGATGGAGCTCCGGGTGCGCCAGCTGACCCAGCTCCTGGAGCACGCGAAGGTCGGCGAGCCGCCGGCCGACGACGGCGTGGTCGAGCCCGGCATGGTCGTGACGATCGCCTTCGACGGCGATGACGACGACACGACGACCTTCCTCCTGGCCTCCCGTGAGTACGCGAGCGCGAACATCGAGACGTACTCCCCGCAGTCCCCGCTCGGCGTGGGCGTGAACGGCAAGAAGATGGGTGAGACCGCGGAGTACGAGCTGCCGAACGGCAAGACCGCGACGGTGAAGATCCTTTCGGCGAAGCCGTACACCGGCTGA
- a CDS encoding cystathionine gamma-synthase, which produces MSDQHSFETLAIHAGNTADPLTGAVVPPIYQVSTYKQDGVGGLRGGYEYSRSANPTRTALEENLAALEGGRRGLAFASGLAAEDCLLRTLLTPGDHVVIPNDAYGGTFRLFAKVASRWGVEFSVADTSDVAAVRAAVTPRTKAIWVETPSNPLLGITDIAAIAGVARAAGARLVVDNTFASPYLQQPLALGADVVVHSTTKYMGGHSDVVGGALIVNDPELSDELAYHQNAMGAVAGPFDAWLVLRGIKTLAVRMDRHCENATKVVDLLTRHPKVTQVLYPGLPEHRGHEVAAKQMKAFGGMVSFRVAGGEEAAVGVCNRAKLFTLGESLGGVESLLEHPGRMTHASAAGSPLEVPGDLVRLSVGIENGDDLLADLTQALG; this is translated from the coding sequence ATGAGCGACCAGCACAGCTTCGAAACTCTCGCGATCCACGCGGGAAACACCGCCGACCCCCTCACCGGCGCTGTTGTTCCGCCCATTTATCAGGTTTCCACGTACAAGCAGGACGGCGTGGGCGGGCTGCGCGGCGGCTACGAGTACAGCCGCAGCGCCAACCCGACGCGCACCGCACTGGAGGAGAACCTGGCGGCCCTGGAGGGCGGCCGCCGCGGGCTCGCCTTCGCTTCCGGCCTGGCCGCCGAGGACTGCCTGCTCCGCACGCTGCTGACGCCCGGCGACCACGTGGTCATCCCGAACGACGCCTACGGCGGCACGTTCCGGCTGTTCGCGAAGGTCGCCTCGCGCTGGGGCGTGGAGTTCTCGGTCGCCGACACCTCGGACGTGGCGGCGGTCCGGGCCGCGGTCACCCCGCGCACCAAGGCGATCTGGGTGGAGACGCCCTCCAACCCGCTGCTCGGCATCACCGACATCGCGGCGATCGCCGGTGTCGCCCGTGCGGCGGGTGCGCGGCTGGTCGTCGACAACACCTTCGCCAGCCCCTACCTCCAGCAGCCCCTCGCCCTCGGCGCCGATGTGGTGGTGCACTCCACCACCAAGTACATGGGCGGTCACTCGGACGTCGTCGGCGGTGCGCTGATCGTCAACGACCCCGAGCTCTCGGACGAGCTGGCGTACCACCAGAACGCGATGGGTGCGGTGGCCGGGCCCTTCGACGCCTGGCTGGTGCTGCGCGGCATCAAGACCCTCGCCGTCCGGATGGACCGGCATTGCGAGAACGCCACCAAGGTCGTCGACCTGCTGACCCGGCACCCCAAGGTCACGCAGGTCCTCTACCCGGGGCTCCCCGAGCACCGGGGGCACGAGGTCGCGGCCAAGCAGATGAAGGCGTTCGGCGGCATGGTGTCCTTCCGGGTCGCGGGCGGCGAGGAGGCGGCGGTCGGGGTCTGCAACCGGGCCAAGCTCTTCACGCTCGGTGAGTCGCTCGGCGGCGTCGAGTCGCTGCTGGAGCACCCGGGCCGGATGACGCACGCCTCGGCGGCCGGATCGCCGCTGGAGGTCCCCGGCGACCTGGTCAGGCTCTCCGTCGGCATCGAGAACGGTGACGACCTGCTGGCCGACTTGACGCAGGCGCTCGGTTAA
- a CDS encoding sigma factor-like helix-turn-helix DNA-binding protein, producing MREREAGRQRRRAREFETFVAGAAGRLLHTATLLTAEPVRPPGTNERAQRLLTSALARTYADWDRLHGEDPYNRTRQDLATRFAREAWRHHRPLGGLLDRLTPQERLVLVLRLYEGVAEEQTAALLGLPAERIRATLNRSVATMRGTREPTARRRPARPLGAAP from the coding sequence GTGCGAGAGCGCGAGGCGGGTCGACAGCGGCGCCGCGCCCGGGAGTTCGAGACCTTCGTCGCGGGCGCGGCCGGCCGCCTGCTGCACACCGCCACACTGCTCACCGCCGAACCCGTCCGGCCGCCGGGCACCAACGAGCGCGCACAGCGGCTGCTGACGTCCGCTCTGGCCCGTACGTACGCGGACTGGGACCGGCTGCACGGCGAGGATCCGTACAACCGCACCCGGCAGGATCTGGCCACCCGGTTCGCGCGGGAGGCCTGGCGCCATCACCGGCCGCTCGGTGGGCTGTTGGACCGGCTGACCCCGCAGGAACGGCTCGTGCTGGTACTGCGGCTGTACGAAGGTGTCGCCGAGGAGCAGACCGCGGCGCTGCTCGGACTGCCCGCGGAACGGATCCGCGCGACCCTCAACCGCTCGGTGGCCACGATGCGCGGCACCCGTGAGCCCACCGCCCGGCGACGGCCGGCCCGCCCGCTGGGGGCCGCGCCATGA
- a CDS encoding ABC transporter permease: MSVLTETAAAPVARSGGGIGQSVRDSLVIARRNLIRMTRIPEMVIFGLIQPIMFVVLFTYVFGGSIKVGGTISPQAYREFLMAGIFAQTVTFATAGAGAGIADDMHKGLIDRFRSLPMSRGAVLTGRTLADLVQTALTLVVLAGVALIVGWRVHENIAKVLFGFVLLLLLGYAFSWIGALIGLTVRTPEAATSGGLIWLFPLTFISNAFVDANQMPTFLRHIAEWNPFSATVQACRVLFGNLPEGFVTPDAWPMQHPIIASILWSVLILVVFRTLAVRKYRSAAV; the protein is encoded by the coding sequence GTGAGCGTTCTCACCGAGACGGCCGCGGCTCCCGTCGCGCGCTCCGGCGGCGGCATCGGCCAGTCCGTACGCGACTCGCTGGTCATCGCCCGGCGGAACCTGATCCGGATGACCCGGATCCCCGAGATGGTCATCTTCGGGCTGATCCAGCCCATCATGTTCGTGGTGCTGTTCACCTACGTCTTCGGCGGCTCCATCAAGGTCGGCGGCACCATCTCGCCCCAGGCCTACCGCGAGTTCCTGATGGCCGGCATCTTCGCCCAGACCGTCACCTTCGCCACCGCGGGCGCCGGTGCGGGCATCGCCGACGACATGCACAAGGGGCTGATCGACCGCTTCAGGTCACTGCCCATGTCCCGGGGGGCCGTCCTGACCGGGCGCACCCTCGCCGACCTCGTGCAGACCGCCCTCACGCTCGTCGTACTCGCGGGCGTCGCGCTCATCGTCGGCTGGCGGGTCCACGAGAACATCGCCAAGGTGCTGTTCGGCTTCGTGCTGCTGCTCCTGCTCGGTTACGCGTTCTCCTGGATCGGCGCCCTGATCGGCCTCACGGTCCGCACGCCGGAGGCGGCGACGTCCGGCGGGCTGATCTGGCTCTTCCCGCTGACGTTCATCTCGAACGCCTTCGTCGACGCCAACCAGATGCCGACGTTCCTGCGCCACATCGCCGAGTGGAATCCGTTCAGCGCCACCGTGCAGGCCTGCCGGGTGCTCTTCGGCAACCTGCCGGAGGGCTTCGTGACCCCGGATGCCTGGCCCATGCAGCACCCGATCATCGCCTCGATCCTGTGGTCCGTGCTGATCCTGGTGGTCTTCCGGACCCTGGCGGTGCGCAAGTACCGCTCGGCCGCGGTCTGA
- the ilvA gene encoding threonine ammonia-lyase, protein MNFPPPTPFPPLILDDIKGAQKMLSGVSRVTAMEGSRHLSDRVGAPVQFKCENLQRTGSFKLRGAYVRIAGLSPVERAAGVVAASAGNHAQGVALASALLGVRSTVFMPVGAPLPKVAATREYGARVRLHGHVVDETMAAAQEYAHETGAVFIHPFDHPDIIAGQGTVGLEILEQCPEVRTVVVGIGGGGLAAGIAVAVKAIRPDVRIVGVQAAGAAAYPPSLAAGHPVSIGSLQTMADGIKVGRPGDVPFALIRDLVDEVRTVSEDELSSALLLCLERAKMVVEPAGASPVAALLSDPKSFRGPVVAVLSGGNVDPLLMQRILTHGMSAAGRYLSLRLRLTDRPGALATMLAVLSVADANVLDVSHVRTDPRLGLTEAEVELHLETKGPEHCEEVAEALRGAGYLVMN, encoded by the coding sequence ATGAACTTCCCGCCGCCCACCCCGTTTCCCCCGCTGATCCTCGATGACATCAAGGGGGCGCAGAAGATGCTCTCCGGCGTGTCCAGGGTCACCGCGATGGAGGGCAGCCGCCATCTGAGCGACCGCGTGGGCGCACCCGTCCAGTTCAAGTGCGAGAACCTGCAGCGGACCGGTTCGTTCAAACTGCGGGGCGCCTACGTACGGATCGCCGGACTGTCCCCGGTGGAACGGGCGGCCGGTGTGGTGGCCGCGAGCGCCGGAAACCATGCGCAGGGTGTAGCGCTCGCGTCTGCACTGCTCGGCGTACGGTCGACGGTCTTCATGCCCGTCGGGGCGCCGCTGCCGAAGGTGGCCGCGACCCGTGAGTACGGGGCGCGGGTGCGGCTGCACGGCCATGTCGTCGACGAGACGATGGCCGCGGCGCAGGAGTACGCGCACGAGACCGGTGCGGTCTTCATCCACCCCTTCGACCACCCGGACATCATCGCCGGGCAGGGCACGGTGGGCCTGGAGATCCTGGAGCAGTGCCCCGAGGTGCGCACCGTCGTCGTCGGGATCGGCGGCGGGGGGCTCGCCGCGGGGATCGCGGTGGCGGTGAAGGCGATCCGGCCCGATGTGCGGATCGTCGGCGTGCAGGCGGCGGGCGCGGCCGCCTACCCGCCCTCGCTGGCGGCCGGCCACCCGGTGTCGATCGGCTCGCTCCAGACGATGGCGGACGGCATCAAGGTGGGGCGGCCGGGCGACGTGCCGTTCGCCCTGATCCGGGATCTCGTCGACGAGGTCCGTACGGTCTCCGAGGACGAGCTGTCCAGCGCACTGCTGCTCTGCCTGGAGCGGGCGAAGATGGTCGTGGAGCCGGCCGGGGCGAGCCCGGTGGCCGCCCTGCTGAGCGACCCGAAGTCGTTCCGCGGGCCGGTGGTGGCGGTGCTCTCCGGCGGCAATGTGGACCCGCTGCTGATGCAGCGCATCCTGACCCACGGCATGTCGGCGGCGGGCCGCTATCTGAGCCTGCGGCTGCGGCTGACGGACCGCCCCGGCGCGCTGGCCACGATGCTGGCGGTGCTCTCGGTGGCCGATGCGAACGTCCTGGACGTGAGCCATGTGCGTACCGACCCCCGGCTCGGCCTCACCGAGGCCGAGGTGGAGCTGCACCTGGAGACGAAGGGCCCGGAGCACTGCGAGGAGGTCGCCGAGGCGCTGCGCGGGGCGGGCTACCTGGTGATGAACTGA
- a CDS encoding DUF1059 domain-containing protein: protein MTRKTVDCRKYPSAMNCSLSISGEEEEVVRAAAEHAVSVHEHTDSPELREQIRASLDDEKATV, encoded by the coding sequence ATGACCAGGAAGACCGTCGACTGCCGCAAGTATCCGAGCGCGATGAACTGCTCGCTGAGCATCTCGGGCGAGGAGGAGGAAGTGGTCCGGGCCGCAGCCGAGCACGCGGTCTCCGTCCATGAGCACACCGACAGTCCCGAACTGCGGGAGCAGATCAGGGCATCGCTGGACGACGAGAAGGCCACCGTCTGA
- the mca gene encoding mycothiol conjugate amidase Mca, which produces MTEQLRLMAVHAHPDDESSKGAATMAKYVSEGVDVLVVTCTGGERGSILNPKLQGDAYIEENIHEVRKKEMDEAREILGVKQEWLGFVDSGLPEGDPLPPLPEGCFALEDEETAAGRLVAKIRAFRPQVITTYDENGGYPHPDHIMTHTVSMIAFEGAADAERFPEAEFGPVWAPQKLYYNQGFNKPRTVALHEALLARGLESPYADWLERWKEFERAERTLTTHVPCADFFEIRDKALIAHATQIDPDGGWFRVPMDIQQEVWPTEEYELAKSLVDTSLPESDLFAGIRDNA; this is translated from the coding sequence TTGACTGAGCAGCTTCGACTGATGGCCGTGCACGCCCACCCCGACGACGAGTCGAGCAAGGGCGCGGCCACCATGGCCAAGTACGTGTCCGAGGGGGTGGACGTGCTGGTCGTGACCTGCACGGGCGGAGAGCGCGGCTCCATCCTCAATCCGAAACTCCAGGGCGACGCGTACATCGAGGAGAACATCCACGAGGTGCGCAAGAAGGAGATGGACGAGGCCCGGGAGATCCTGGGCGTCAAGCAGGAGTGGCTCGGCTTCGTCGACTCCGGGCTGCCCGAGGGCGACCCGCTGCCGCCGCTGCCCGAGGGCTGCTTCGCGCTGGAGGACGAGGAGACGGCGGCGGGGCGACTCGTCGCGAAGATCCGCGCGTTCCGGCCGCAGGTCATCACCACGTACGACGAGAACGGGGGCTACCCGCACCCCGACCACATCATGACCCACACGGTCTCGATGATCGCCTTCGAGGGCGCGGCGGACGCAGAGCGCTTCCCCGAGGCGGAGTTCGGTCCGGTCTGGGCGCCGCAGAAGCTCTACTACAACCAGGGCTTCAACAAGCCGCGCACGGTCGCCCTGCACGAGGCGCTGCTGGCCCGCGGCCTGGAGTCCCCGTACGCGGACTGGCTGGAGCGCTGGAAGGAGTTCGAGCGCGCCGAACGCACGCTGACCACGCATGTTCCGTGCGCGGACTTCTTCGAGATCCGCGACAAGGCGCTGATCGCGCACGCGACGCAGATCGATCCGGACGGCGGCTGGTTCCGGGTCCCGATGGACATCCAGCAGGAGGTCTGGCCGACCGAGGAGTACGAGCTGGCGAAGTCCCTCGTCGATACCTCCCTCCCCGAGAGCGACCTCTTCGCGGGCATCCGCGACAATGCCTGA
- a CDS encoding ATP-binding cassette domain-containing protein has product MPGAIHAEGLVKTFGDVRALGGVDLDVPAGTVLGLLGPNGAGKTTAVRVLTTLLMPDSGSAFVAGIDVLKKPNEVRRSIGLSGQFAAVDEYLTGRENLQMVGQLYQMSRRDAKARAGELLERFHLADAADRPAKTYSGGMRRRLDLAAALVVSPPVMFMDEPTTGLDPRNRQQLWEVIEELVAGGTTLLLTTQYLEEADRLAHDICVIDHGLVIARGTSDQLKARTGGERVEVVVHQPDQIEPARTALGHLGKGEVAVVPHMRKLTVPVDGGAKLLAEIIRELDTRGVEIDDIGLRRPTLDDVFISLTGHAAEQQKNDDENGTAAQPAAARTEAEK; this is encoded by the coding sequence ATGCCAGGCGCCATCCACGCCGAAGGTCTGGTGAAGACCTTCGGCGACGTACGAGCACTCGGCGGTGTCGATCTCGACGTGCCGGCAGGCACCGTCCTCGGACTTCTCGGCCCCAACGGTGCCGGCAAGACGACCGCTGTGCGCGTCCTGACGACGCTGCTCATGCCCGACAGCGGCAGCGCCTTCGTCGCGGGCATCGACGTACTGAAGAAGCCCAACGAGGTGCGGCGCTCGATCGGGCTCTCCGGCCAGTTCGCCGCCGTCGACGAATACCTGACCGGCCGCGAGAACCTGCAGATGGTCGGCCAGCTCTACCAGATGAGCCGGCGCGACGCGAAGGCCCGGGCGGGGGAGCTGCTGGAGCGCTTCCACCTCGCCGACGCCGCCGACCGTCCCGCCAAGACGTACTCCGGTGGCATGCGCCGCCGTCTCGACCTGGCGGCGGCGCTCGTCGTCTCCCCGCCGGTCATGTTCATGGACGAGCCGACCACCGGCCTCGACCCGCGCAACCGGCAGCAGCTCTGGGAGGTCATCGAGGAGCTCGTCGCCGGCGGTACGACGCTGCTGCTGACCACGCAGTACCTGGAGGAGGCCGACCGTCTCGCGCACGACATCTGTGTGATCGATCACGGTCTCGTCATCGCCCGCGGCACCTCCGACCAGCTCAAGGCCCGCACCGGCGGCGAGCGCGTCGAGGTCGTCGTCCACCAGCCCGACCAGATCGAACCGGCCCGCACCGCCCTCGGCCACCTGGGCAAGGGCGAGGTCGCGGTCGTCCCGCACATGCGCAAACTGACCGTCCCCGTCGACGGTGGAGCCAAGCTCCTCGCCGAGATCATCCGCGAGCTCGACACCCGCGGAGTGGAGATCGACGACATCGGGCTGCGCCGCCCCACCCTGGACGACGTGTTCATCTCCCTCACCGGCCACGCCGCCGAACAGCAGAAGAACGACGACGAGAACGGGACGGCCGCGCAGCCCGCCGCGGCCCGGACGGAGGCAGAGAAGTGA
- a CDS encoding DUF4307 domain-containing protein, whose protein sequence is MAAVREAPSENRYGRSADQRADRKLKIIGSVLGVALLGVIGWIGYDYVAGKGVSAEVIKFKVVSDDRVEVHLEVRKDRDAKGYCTIRSQREDGTDVARKDFRFDDDTDRIDRVLSLRTTSRATSVELLGCTDDDGASR, encoded by the coding sequence ATGGCTGCGGTGCGCGAAGCGCCCTCCGAGAACCGCTACGGCCGCTCCGCGGACCAGCGCGCGGACCGCAAACTCAAGATCATCGGCTCGGTGCTCGGTGTCGCCCTGCTCGGCGTGATCGGCTGGATCGGTTACGACTACGTCGCGGGCAAGGGCGTCAGTGCCGAGGTGATCAAGTTCAAGGTCGTCTCGGACGACCGGGTCGAGGTGCACCTGGAGGTCCGCAAGGACCGGGACGCCAAGGGCTACTGCACGATCCGCTCGCAGCGCGAGGACGGCACCGACGTCGCCCGCAAGGACTTCCGTTTCGACGACGACACCGACCGGATCGACCGCGTCCTCTCGCTGCGTACGACGTCCAGGGCGACCAGCGTCGAACTGCTGGGCTGCACGGACGACGACGGGGCGTCGCGTTGA
- a CDS encoding MarR family winged helix-turn-helix transcriptional regulator codes for MPPQDMTTAASPSGGATPENPAPDHLLDALQHQVAVFARRAEQTRLGGVGQVRNSMDRAAYLLLNRLDREGPMGVKALASGMGIDSSTVTRQVAPLVDTGLVKRTSHPEDGRAVVLQLSPRGQARLNEVRASRRELMSQVTGDWDEAERDTFCALLTRFNAALAARQSSHQPPTPG; via the coding sequence ATGCCCCCTCAGGACATGACGACTGCCGCGTCTCCCTCCGGGGGCGCCACCCCGGAGAATCCGGCTCCCGACCACCTGCTGGACGCTCTGCAGCACCAGGTGGCGGTCTTCGCCCGACGTGCCGAGCAAACCCGCCTCGGCGGCGTCGGCCAGGTGCGCAATTCCATGGACCGGGCCGCGTATCTGCTGCTCAACCGGCTGGACCGGGAGGGCCCCATGGGCGTCAAGGCGCTTGCCTCCGGGATGGGGATCGACTCCTCGACCGTGACCCGGCAGGTCGCACCGCTCGTGGACACCGGCCTGGTCAAGCGGACCTCGCACCCGGAGGACGGCCGGGCCGTCGTGCTCCAGCTGTCCCCGCGGGGGCAGGCCCGGCTGAACGAGGTCCGGGCCTCGCGGCGCGAGTTGATGTCTCAGGTGACGGGCGACTGGGACGAAGCGGAGCGGGACACGTTCTGCGCGCTGCTCACCCGTTTCAACGCGGCGCTGGCCGCACGGCAGAGCTCGCACCAGCCGCCGACCCCCGGATAG